Genomic DNA from Haloplanus sp. HW8-1:
CCCTCGCCGACGAGCGTCGCCCCCCGGACGTACGCGTTCGGGCCGACGCTCGCGCCCGCGCGAACGAGTGCCGGTCCCTCGATCACGACCCCGGCGTCGACGGCCGCACCACCCTCGACGACGACGGGTCCACGGAGGTCGGCATCGGCGTGAACCTCCCCCGCGAGTCGGCGATCCAGTTCGGACAGCCTCCACTCGTTGGCAGCCAGGAGTTCCCATGGCCGACCCACGTCCAGCCAGCGATCCACGGTCACCGCGCGCGTCGTCCCGGCCTCGCAGGCTCGCGCCAGTACGTCCGTGAGTTCGTACTCCCCGCGGTCGCTCTCGTCGACGTCCAGCCACTTCCGGGCCGCCGCGGGGAAGACGTACGCGCCGGCGTTGACGAGGTCGGAACTGGGGTCGGCGGGCTTCTCGACGATTCCCTGGACGACCCCGTCGTCGTCGGTCTGTAGTACGCCGTAGCGTTCGGGGTGCTCTACCCGTGCGGCGCCCACGCCCGGCCCCGACTCGTAGAGTCGCTCGAGCGACGCGCGGTCGTAGAGCACGTCGCCGTTCAGGACGGCGAAGGGGGCGTCGTCGAGGGCGTCGCGGGCTGCCCGCACCGCGTCCGCGGTGCCGCGCTGGCGTGGCTGTCGAACGAACTCGACGGCCGGTCGGTCGGCGAGGGCGGTCCGGACCGCGTCGGCGGCGTAGCCCACGACGACGACGACGCGACTCGCCCCCGCAGCGGTCGCGGCGTCGACGACGTGTTCGACGAGTGTGCGGTCGGCGACCGGCACGGTCGGCTTCGGTCGGCGATCGGTGAGCGGACGCATTCGCGTCCCCTCGCCGGCCGCGAGGACGACTGTCTGCATGTCCGTTCCGACGGCGAGCGTCACCAAAGGGGTTGGCCTCACTCGACGGTGACGCTCTTTGCTAGGTGTCGCGGCTTGTCGATGGACCGGTCCAACCCCGCCGCCATGTGGTAGGCCACGAGCTGGAGCTGTACGTTGGCCAACAGCGGCGCCAGACGCCCGTCGGTCGCCGGAACCTTGAGGACGTGATCTGCGTAGCGGCTGGCCTCGGCGACGCCGTCAGTGACGACGACCACCGGCGCGTCCCGCGCTTCGACCTCCTTTACGTTGCCGATGGTCTTGCGCGCCGCCTCGTCGTCCCCCGTGACGACCGCGAAGACAGGCGTGTCCGCGGTGACCAGCGCCAGCGGCCCGTGTTTCAGTTCACCGGCGGCGAACCCCTCGGCGTGTTCGTAGGTGATCTCCTTGAACTTGAGCGCGCCTTCGAGCGCGACGGGGTAGTCGAATCCCCGGCCGAGGAAGAAGAAGGTCTCGCTGTCGGCGAACTCCTCGATCACCGCCGACGCCGCGCTCCCGTCGAGGATCGCCTGTACCTGATCCGGCAGGCCCCGCAGCGCGCTCACGAGGTCGCGCTGTCGGCCGCCCCCGCCGTCGGCGAGGTGCGCGGCGAGGAGATTCACGCCGACGAGTTGCGACGTGAAGGTCTTGGTCGCCGCCACGCCGAGTTCGGGCCCGGCGCGGAGGTAGATCACGTGATCGCACTCGCGGGTGACCGTGCTGCC
This window encodes:
- the glmU gene encoding bifunctional sugar-1-phosphate nucleotidylyltransferase/acetyltransferase, with product MQTVVLAAGEGTRMRPLTDRRPKPTVPVADRTLVEHVVDAATAAGASRVVVVVGYAADAVRTALADRPAVEFVRQPRQRGTADAVRAARDALDDAPFAVLNGDVLYDRASLERLYESGPGVGAARVEHPERYGVLQTDDDGVVQGIVEKPADPSSDLVNAGAYVFPAAARKWLDVDESDRGEYELTDVLARACEAGTTRAVTVDRWLDVGRPWELLAANEWRLSELDRRLAGEVHADADLRGPVVVEGGAAVDAGVVIEGPALVRAGASVGPNAYVRGATLVGEGATVGHGVEVKNSVLMAGATVGHLSYVGDSVLGRDVNFGAGTTVANLRHDDDDVTVRVNGEPTATGRRKFGVVCGDGVKTGIETALNAGVVLGTDARTAPGETVTRDRDRSI